In Armatimonadota bacterium, the genomic window GATGAGTTCACCCGTTCCCGGCCCGAGGCAAACAACATCTTGCTTTCCATTCTCCAGGAGGGGATCCTGGATCTACCCACGGCGCGCGGGGGCGAGAACTACCTGCGAGTCAACTCGCAGTTTCGCGCCATCTTCACCTCCAATCCGGAGGAATACGCCGGCACCCACAAGGTTCAGGACGCCCTGCGTGACCGCATGGTCACCATTGACCTGGATCACTTCGACTGGGAGACGGAGACCGCCATCACTCAGGCGAAATCCGGCAGCTCGCGACAGGATGCGGAGCGGATCGTGGATCTGGTTCGGGCCTTCCGCGAGCGAGTCCGCCACGATCTCGCTCCCACGGTCCGCGCATCCATCATGATTGCCAGGATCACCCGGGGGCGCGGGGCGACGGTGGACGCCGGCGACCAGGCCTTCCGCGAGGCCTGCCTGGACGTCTTGTGCTCGGAGCAGGGATGTGCCGGGCCGCGTTGCGATGGCAGCGAGCGCAAGGCCCTGGCGCGAGACCTGATCGAGGAAATGTGCGCGAACTCCGCCGGCGTGGAGCAAGCACCCGGGCACGCGCGTGTGCAGCATCAGCAGCCGGTGCCAGGTGCTGTCGGGCGCGTATGAGGCGCTCCGGGATCTGGTCAGACCGTCGGGGGGAAAGCTGCGGAGACAAGCGCGGAGTGCAGAGAAGCAAAGAGCTTCTCTGGCCTCCGCCAAGGGCTCAGGGCCAGCTCTTGGCGGGGAGCAGGGTCCTCGACTCCTGCCGTCTGTGTAATCTGTGAAACCTGCGGACGAGAATCCGTCCGCTCCGCGAACGCAGGTCTGGTTGGA contains:
- the gvpN gene encoding gas vesicle protein GvpN; the protein is MTEDMLMTVLEPRPQNGFVETDHVRNIMTRGHSYLEAGFPVHFRGGSGTGKTTLAMHLAHLVGRPVVLLHGDEELSTSHLVGGEHGYHLRKVVDNFIHSVLKTEEDFSRRWVDSRLTLVCKYGFTLVYDEFTRSRPEANNILLSILQEGILDLPTARGGENYLRVNSQFRAIFTSNPEEYAGTHKVQDALRDRMVTIDLDHFDWETETAITQAKSGSSRQDAERIVDLVRAFRERVRHDLAPTVRASIMIARITRGRGATVDAGDQAFREACLDVLCSEQGCAGPRCDGSERKALARDLIEEMCANSAGVEQAPGHARVQHQQPVPGAVGRV